A section of the Equus caballus isolate H_3958 breed thoroughbred chromosome 21, TB-T2T, whole genome shotgun sequence genome encodes:
- the CASP14 gene encoding caspase-14 isoform X1 translates to MSNPRPLEEEAYDMSGARLALTLCVTKAREGSEADLDALERMFQQLGFESTTKRDPTAQQFQEELEKFQQAMDAREDLVSCAFVVLMAHGVEGRLKGEDEQMVELESLFEVLNNKNCQALKARPKVYIVQACRGEQRDPGETVGSDDIMMIAKDSPETIPTYTDTLHIYSTVEGYIAYRHDKEGSCFIQTLVDVFTERRGPILELLTEVTRRMAEAELVQEGRTRKVNPEIQSTLRKRLYLQ, encoded by the exons ATGAGCAATCCTCGGCCCTTGGAAGAG GAGGCATACGACATGTCAGGCGCCCGCTTGGCCCTGACGCTGTGCGTCACCAAAGCCCGGGAAGGTTCAGAGGCGGACCTGGATGCCCTGGAGCGCATGTTCCAGCAGCTGGGGTTTGAGAGCACCACGAAGAGGGACCCCACCGCCCAG CAATTCCAGGAAGAATTGGAAAAATTCCAGCAGGCCATGGATGCCCGGGAAGACCTCGTGAGCTGTGCTTTTGTGGTGCTCATGGCACACGGGGTGGAAGGTCGTCTCAAAGGGGAGGACGAGCAGATGGTTGAGCTGGAGAGCCTCTTCGAGGTTCTGAACAACAAGAATTGCCAAGCCCTGAAAGCCAGGCCCAAGGTGTACATCGTGCAGGCCTGTCGAGGAG AACAAAGGGACCCTGGTGAAACAGTAGGCTCAGATGACATCATGATGATCGCAAAAGACAGTCCCGAAACCATCCCAACGTACACGGACACACTCCACATCTACTCCACCGTGGAGG GGTACATCGCCTACAGACATGACAAGGAGGGCTCCTGCTTCATCCAGACACTGGTTGATGTGTTCACAGAGAGGAGAGGCCCCATCCTGGAGCTGCTGACGGAG GTGACCCGGCGGATGGCTGAGGCAGAGCTGGTTCAGGAAGGAAGAACGAGGAAAGTGAACCCCGAAATCCAAAGCACCCTTCGGAAACGGCTTTATCTGCAGTAG
- the CASP14 gene encoding caspase-14 isoform X2: protein MSGARLALTLCVTKAREGSEADLDALERMFQQLGFESTTKRDPTAQQFQEELEKFQQAMDAREDLVSCAFVVLMAHGVEGRLKGEDEQMVELESLFEVLNNKNCQALKARPKVYIVQACRGEQRDPGETVGSDDIMMIAKDSPETIPTYTDTLHIYSTVEGYIAYRHDKEGSCFIQTLVDVFTERRGPILELLTEVTRRMAEAELVQEGRTRKVNPEIQSTLRKRLYLQ, encoded by the exons ATGTCAGGCGCCCGCTTGGCCCTGACGCTGTGCGTCACCAAAGCCCGGGAAGGTTCAGAGGCGGACCTGGATGCCCTGGAGCGCATGTTCCAGCAGCTGGGGTTTGAGAGCACCACGAAGAGGGACCCCACCGCCCAG CAATTCCAGGAAGAATTGGAAAAATTCCAGCAGGCCATGGATGCCCGGGAAGACCTCGTGAGCTGTGCTTTTGTGGTGCTCATGGCACACGGGGTGGAAGGTCGTCTCAAAGGGGAGGACGAGCAGATGGTTGAGCTGGAGAGCCTCTTCGAGGTTCTGAACAACAAGAATTGCCAAGCCCTGAAAGCCAGGCCCAAGGTGTACATCGTGCAGGCCTGTCGAGGAG AACAAAGGGACCCTGGTGAAACAGTAGGCTCAGATGACATCATGATGATCGCAAAAGACAGTCCCGAAACCATCCCAACGTACACGGACACACTCCACATCTACTCCACCGTGGAGG GGTACATCGCCTACAGACATGACAAGGAGGGCTCCTGCTTCATCCAGACACTGGTTGATGTGTTCACAGAGAGGAGAGGCCCCATCCTGGAGCTGCTGACGGAG GTGACCCGGCGGATGGCTGAGGCAGAGCTGGTTCAGGAAGGAAGAACGAGGAAAGTGAACCCCGAAATCCAAAGCACCCTTCGGAAACGGCTTTATCTGCAGTAG